From the Psilocybe cubensis strain MGC-MH-2018 chromosome 9, whole genome shotgun sequence genome, one window contains:
- a CDS encoding putative Xaa-Pro aminopeptidase P → MSTDLGLDPSDPLNLLLHNTSQGADSSTSTDSSQMENGSAEDWSKFSALWAEVSDQQQQQHTNAAMKPYPDMMDFTDLSALPMDMDFNPSMSIEPSALHYDSMKFTHPGMSFSYDDQYGLSSELLASQFPFTFQFNGEDMSSSSSSASPPSSTKERRLSITSSSSSSGASFSPVPESIPSPPTYNDVAHDLQYPDATAPTTFSDPAAELAQRVRQSAGVMLAVPMNSQLQNPGAQLPANTSQSKLPIPRLPRHNSVTSKSTPSTSSSAASTPPPSTPPPANSFKLSLNTAPTALAPQEPTSTPVAATPASALPRPKTSHTTIERRYRTNLNARIQSLRMAVPALRVLEDREGGNGKKIKKNVKGSVPIKGTNCAGIIVDSVGEDGQGVVDIIDERGFVDGVKVARKCSKANVLGKAVEYIRVLKKREQRLKAEQAGLKMLVAGLVGGPALVREWEKEWRAKFGGEEKDEVEGDDEADDDDDSEDEDGSGDEDGGRKRKRPKASAAPVKKPAEKKKAVTTTPLVHTTSGEQDGSTVPEKRKRGRPRKVLPPPVTLAPTASQEVPVPTAQDEVMQPPMAQAMWTQPQPQPQQFLLAVFALFSFFNSPLTSSTPSASHQHTGTVLSSHPPLAYAPEILSLFPEPNASSSSPWAWREYAQVVHLIVSLLVLASLVANWLGLGKAVARGRSLSFRVVKGAASKTRAHAGPFSWFDLGEASVLEGRAASLTFYERLQIYRSVSSRASATTSQLVTSALAIYRTPGLLGSIARIQSRSIWSAANLQAQNTLPIRKHEALVFRELELDTATALLTTASDADKTDGERALAPIEVLAGLVVKQRVKAHLGQLFVNLVEAEDALFEDGKEKEKEEKEWRRTIDAARELGGQVAQLGTLFERVWKASPSALEEAEIELELGEEGSNEVKALLVAVILYRRLFDYSHGCASPSSSTSTLLMSPPPSPTSKTAQARKKMMLKLRTALGNRVFEADEQKQDEAEVEQGEETQKMGLEDARDRVVDLIVELERKERRSSTPSCSTTADMGAAGQHTVNTTERLTKLRELMQKQDIDVQAVVIPSEDQHSSEYLAHCDERRAFISGFNGSAGCAIVTLDKAYLFTDGRYFLQAEKQLDQNWTLMKQGLPGSDVPTWQEFLHKNLEGKTKIGIDATLISASDAESLNKQLAPKESSLVSLSNNLVDEIWTDRPARPANPVFHLDEKYSGQSHLEKVEKIREELVKKKAKAVVVTMLDEVAWLFNLRGSDIDFNPVFFAYAVVTTEKVTLFINEKQLDDTARGYLEKHVEIKPYDSFFDHLKGLPSTLDLKDDTTILLGDKASLAVAEALGKNTYTIVRSPVTDLKAIKNATELEGFRQSHIRDGAALARYFAWLEEQLNNGAEINESQGSDQLEKYRSELDLFKGLSFTTISSTGPNGAIIHYSPDPNDCDIIKKDQIYLCDSGGQYLDGTTDVTRTWHFGTPTDEEKRAFTRVLQGHIAIDTAVFPNGTTGYIIDAFARRALWQDGLDFRHGTGHGVGHFLNVHEGPQGIGTRITLNNAPLKPGMTVSNEPGYYADGRFGIRIENVVLVTEAKTPNNFGDKGYLGFENVTMCPIQVKLIDTSLLTPQEKAWVNAYHEEVFSKVSPLLQNDQRALQWLTRECKNPI, encoded by the exons ATGTCCACAGACCTAGGGCTTGACCCTTCTGACCCTCTCAACCTCCTCCTGCATAACACTTCCCAGGGTGCAGACTCTTCGACCAGCACTGATTCTTCACAGATGGAAAATGGAAGCGCAGAGGACTGGTCAAAGTTCAGTGCTCTTTGGGCGGAAGTCAGcgaccagcagcagcaacaacacaCAAATGCAGCGATGAAGCCATACCCCGACATGATGGATTTTACGGATCTCAGCGCTTTGCCTATGGACATGGACTTCAACCCTTCCATGTCTATCGAACCCAGTGCGCTGCACTACGACTCGATGAAATTCACGCACCCGGGAATGTCCTTCTCCTATGATGATCAGTATGGGCTCTCGAGCGAGTTGTTGGCTTCACAATTTCCTTTTACCTTCCAGTTCAACGGAGAAGATATGTCGAGCTCTTCATCCTCGGCTTCCCCCCCTTCCTCCACCAAAGAACGCAGGTTGAGCATtacctcgtcgtcttcgtcctcggGTGCTTCATTCTCGCCGGTGCCAGAATCAATTCCCAGCCCTCCTACTTACAATGATGTGGCCCATGACTTACAATACCCCGATGCCACTGCTCCTACTACCTTCAGTGACCCAGCTGCGGAACTTGCCCAACGGGTTCGCCAATCTGCAGGCGTAATGCTCGCCGTTCCCATGAATTCCCAATTACAGAATCCAGGTGCCCAGCTACCAG CCAATACGTCCCAATCTAAACTGCCTATTCCCCGACTTCCCCGCCACAACTCTGTGACATCCAAATCTACACCTTCGACCTCATCCTCAGCCGCATCCACTCCCCCTCCGTCGACCCCTCCCCCTGCCAACTCGTTCAAGCTAAGCCTCAACACGGCACCCACTGCTCTTGCCCCACAAGAGCCCACATCCACTCCCGTTGCCGCAACCCCCGCCAGTGCTCTTCCTCGGCCCAAGACAAGCCATACGACTATCGAGCGTCGGTACCGTACAAACCTCAACGCCCGCATCCAGAGCCTGCGCATGGCCGTGCCAGCGCTGCGTGTTCTCGAGGACCGCGAGGGCGGCAACGGAAAGAAGATAAAGAAAAACGTCAAAGGCAGCGTCCCGATCAAGGGCACAAACTGCGCGGGCATCATCGTCGACAGTGTCGGCGAGGACGGGCAGGGCGTCGTGGATATCATAGATGAGAGAGGCTTTGTAGACGGTGTCAAGGTAGCGAGGAAGTGTAGCAAGGCCAATGTGCTTGGAAAGGCGGTAGAGTATATTAGGGTactgaagaagagggagcaAAGGTTGAAGGCTGAGCAAGCAGGGTTGAAGATGCTTGTAGCGGGTCTCGTTGGCGGTCCGGCGCTCGTACGAGAGTGGGAGAAGGAGTGGAGGGCCAAGTTTGGAGGGGAGGAGAAAGACGAGGTCGAAGGCGATGACGAGgccgacgatgatgacgacagtgaggatgaggatggaagTGGTGATGAGGACGGCGgtaggaagagaaaaagaccAAAAGCATCGGCAGCCCCCGTAAAGAAGCCtgcggagaagaagaaggctgtAACTACCACCCCGCTCGTCCACACAACAAGCGGCGAGCAAGACGGGAGTACTGTTCcggaaaagagaaagagaggtcGACCGAGAAAggttcttcctcctcctgttACTCTGGCCCCTACCGCATCGCAAGAGGTCCCGGTTCCCACTGCACAGGACGAGGTCATGCAACCGCCTATGGCGCAAGCAATGTGGACGCAACCACAACCCCAACCGCAACAATTCCTCCTCGCCGTCTTCGCGTTGTTCTCATTCTTCAACTCTCCTTTgacttcttcaacaccttcgGCTTCGCATCAACATACCGGAACTGTTCTCTCTTCCCATCCCCCTCTGGCATATGCACCTGAAATTTTATCCCTATTCCCGGAGCCGAATGCGtcctcctcatctccatGGGCATGGAGGGAGTATGCCCAGGTCGTTCATCTTATCGTCTCACTTTTGGTTTTGGCAAGTTTAGTTGCCAACTGGTTGGGTCTCGGCAAGGCCGTCGCGCGTGGACGCAGCCTATCTTTCCGGGTCGTGAAAGGCGCGGCGAGCAAAACAAGAGCTCACGCGGGCCCATTCAGCTGGTTTGACCTAGGCGAAGCCTCTGTATTGGAAG GCCGTGCCGCTTCATTGACTTTCTACGAGCGTCTGCAAATCTACCGTTCTGTCTCATCACGTGCCTCTGCAACGACCTCGCAGTTAGTCACCTCCGCCTTGGCCATCTATCGTACTCCCGGTCTGTTGGGTAGCATAGCGCGCATTCAGTCCCGCTCCATCTGGTCAGCCGCTAACTTGCAAGCTCAAAATACACTCCCGATTCGCAAACATGAAGCGCTCGTCTTCAGAGAACTCGAACTGGACACTGCAACCGCGCTTCTTACCACTGCGTCTGACGCCGACAAGACGGACGGGGAGCGAGCCTTGGCGCCTATCGAGGTCCTCGCGGGCTTGGTTGTTAAGCAGCGCGTTAAAGCTCATCTTGGGCAGTTGTTTGTCAACCTTGTTGAGGCTGAGGATGCACTTTTCGAGGATggcaaggagaaagagaaagaggaaaaggagtGGAGGCGTACTATCGACGCGGCGCGCGAGCTAGGCGGGCAGGTTGCGCAGCTTGGCACCCTGTTCGAGCGCGTCTGGAAGGCCTCGCCGAGTGCGCTGGAGGAGGCAGAAATCGAGCTCGAGCTTGGCGAAGAAGGAAGCAATGAGGTCAAGGCGCTGCTGGTCGCTGTTATTCTGTATAGGCGCTTGTTCGACTATAGTCATGGGTGTGCATCTCCAAGCTCCTCAACGTCGACGTTGTTGATGAGCCCACCCCCGAGTCCGACGTCGAAGACGGCGCAGGCGAGGAAGAAAATGATGTTGAAGCTCAGGACAGCCCTTGGAAATCGTGTGTTTGAGGCTGATGAGCAGAAGCAAGATGAAGCTGAGGTGGAacaaggagaagaaacgCAAAAAATGGGATTAGAAGACGCAAGAGATAGAGTGGTGGATCTGATAGTGGAATTGGAAAGGAAGGAGAGGAGGTCGAGCACACCGTCTTGCTC GACTACAGCAGATATGGGCGCAGCTGGCCAGCACACTGTGAACACCACCGAGAGGCTCACGAAGCTGCGCGAGTTGATGCAAAAGCAAGACATAGATGTGCAGGCTGTTGTTATCCCGAGCGAAGATCAGC ACTCGAGCGAGTATCTGGCGCATTGCGATGAGCGGAGAGCGTTCATCTCGGGGTTCAACGGGTCCGCAG GATGTGCGATCGTCACTCTGGATAAAGCATACCTGTTCACCGATGGTCGATACTTCCTGCAAGCGGAGAAGCAGCTTGATCA GAATTGGACGCTGATGAAGCAAGGTCTTCCGG GATCAGATGTACCAACATGGCAGGAGTTTTTGCACAAG AATTTAGAAGGAAAGACCAAGATCGGGATCGATGCTACTCTCATATCCGCCT CCGACGCGGAAAGTCTGAACAAGCAGCTGGCTCCTAAAGAATCCTCGCTGGTCTCGCTCTCCAACAACCTCGTCGACGAGATTTGGACAGATAGACCTGCACGACCTGCGAACCCCGTCTTCCACCTTGACGAAAAATACTCCG GTCAATCTCATTTGGAAAAAGTGGAGAAGATCAGGGAAGAGTTGGTAAAGAAGAAGGCCAAGGCTGTTGTTGTCACGATGCTGGACGAAGTCGCTTGGTTGTTCAATCTTAGAGGATCCGATATTGATTTCAACCCTG TGTTCTTTGCTTATGCCGTGGTGACGACTGAGAAGGTTACTCTTTTCATTAATGAAAAACAGCTCGACGATACTGCCCGAGGGTACTTGGAAAAGCATGTGGAAATTAAACCTTACGATTCGTTCTTCGACCACCTTAAAGGACTCCCCAGTACGCTCGACCTCAAAGATGATACG ACAATTCTTCTAGGAGATAAAGCTAGTCTGGCAGTTGCTGAAGCTCTGGGCAAGAACACCTACACGATTGTGCGCTCACCCGTCACGGACCTGAAAGCTATCAAGAATGCCACAGAGCTTGAAGGATTCAGACAATCGCATATTCGCGATGGCGCCGCTCTGGCACGATACTTTGCCTGGCTAGAGGAACAGCTGAATAACGGCGCGGAGATCAACGAGAGTCAAGGGTCTGACCAGCTGGAGAAGTATCGCTC GGAACTTGATCTGTTTAAAGGATTGTCGTTTACAACTATCTCTTCTACTGGTCCTAACGGAG CTATCATTCACTACTCTCCTGACCCCAACGATTGTGATATCATCAAGAAAGATCAA ATCTACCTTTGTGATTCTGGAG GACAATATTTGGATGGAACTACGGACGTTACGCGAACTTGG CACTTTGGCACCCCAACAGATGAAGAGAAGCGCGCATTTACGCGCGTATTACAAGGACACATCGCTATCGACACCGCTGTTTTCCCCAATGGAACTACGGGTTACATCAT TGACGCTTTTGCTCGTCGAGCATTGTGGCAAGATGGACTTG ACTTCAG GCACGGCACAGGACATGGCGTAGGCCACTTCCTGAACGTTCATGAAGGGCCTCAAGGTATCGGTACACGGATAA CTCTCAACAACGCACCTCTCAAGCCCGGCATGACCGTCTCAAATGAACCAGGCTATTACGCCGATGGTCGGTTTGGCATCCGGATTGAGAACGTTGTTCTAGTCACAGAAGCCAAGACTCCTAATAACTTTGGAGATAAGGGTTATCTTGGATTTGAGAACGTTACGAT GTGCCCTATCCAGGTAAAACTCATTGACACCAGCCTGCTGACTCCACAGGAGAAAGCTTGGGTGAACGCGTATCATGAAGAAGTCTTTTCCAAGGTGTCTCCGTTGCTTCAGAACGACCAAAGAGCGCTACAGTGGTTGACACGAGAGTGCAAAAACCCCATCTAG
- a CDS encoding Putative helicase mov-10-B.1 produces MSVNPSYCVPFVTNGCTFGGNCSRRHDIFKCSCGRILLEEYRKPHTKGNAHRQALQAIQKSGAQIPKSSSTGSVPRNRAGRSSRRSATAQYAAARQESSSSSPVQEQLVCEHCRRKVDNADYDAHVEGHMQRQRMDDALAELEEAKNDKEGVVVSGRNGIDFGILAGDCTVEIGITITSTLSAVSLNRCRVESSTRKDEHGVKFSARLRGKGRVIPKGATRHLSVVFHPSYAGKYDDNLALVFFDLEKRSTFVITRSVAATVGDAEDHEQLKAKAPYKRRRIFRIDPIGTVVPSMRPPTWSKTPWVDKLLPFYPPERLIKMAFGPPPVVRQAYTNVKKHYMPAVFNENTYAWFFQTLLYLEEHQVKLDLEAYSLSDVELKADYPRYKLLVEGLAENRPSVLVGDFIHVSHHEPPETLNTNRTWYEGRVHKVHENHVTLLFGENFSTYKGTKFDVRFVLNRLPFRRMHQALVNKVNPKRLLFPEQAHIQGVTRVSAKQMEDISPANRLVKEDEEQLETVAAILNQAPGSVPFVVFGPPGTGKTITIVEAMNQILDRDPNARILACAPNNSAADLIAMKLMNRGPSQIYRLNALSRKLDDMDQSLRRFSSINDNLVFAMPDKESLQKFRVVVSTCLSAGVPASLGLERGHFSHIFIDEAGQGKEPELMIPIKSIADDKTNVILAGDNQQLGPIINSSLASSLGLKLSYLARIMQREIYDLAKYKGITIVKLIKNFRSHPDILRFSNEQFYNSELQTCGNVALTHSLVNYEELPKKQFPLMFHSVVGKDEREASSPSFFNIIEATQVKKYCISLITNRKNNIKAEHIGVITPYHAQRCKILDLLHKDVRFRDIKVGSVEEFQGQERRVIIISTVRSNTDYVTSDIRRSLGFVANKSRMNVALTRAQALLIVVGNPTVLSLDPLWRSFLNYIHSRGGWRGKEIDWDPKEPVFSDGSYDATRKSQAEAELEDTIAKLRAMVIQKHEDDGFEIDDEDDEDQDAAAFERPILREAE; encoded by the exons ATGTCTGTCAATCCCTCGTATTGCGTCCCATTTGTCACGAACGGATGCACTTTCGGAGGGAACTGCTCAAGGAGACATGACATCTTCAAGTGTTCATGTGGAAGGATCTTGCTTGAAGAATACAGAAAGCCGCACACCAAAGGGAATGCCCACCGTCAAGCACTTCAGGCTATCCAAAAATCTGGCGCTCAGATCCCTAAATCTTCCTCTACAGGTTCAGTTCCTCGCAACAGGGCAGGACGTTCGTCTCGCAGGAGTGCGACTGCGCAGTACGCTGCAGCG AGGCAAGAgtcctcttcctcaagcCCTGTCCAAGAGCAATTAGTATGCGAGCATTGCCGTAGGAAGGTGGACAACGCCGATTACGATGCGCATGTTGAGGGTCACATGCAAAGGCAACGAATGGATGATGCACTGGCGGAGCTGGAGGAAGCGAAGAACGACAAGGAGGGGGTCGTCGTGAGTGGAAGGAACGGCATTGATTTTGGAATTTTGGCAGGCGACTGTACCGTGGAGATTggcatcaccatcaccagtACGCTCTCTGCTGTCTCTCTCAATCGATGCCGGGTCGAGTCATCAACTCGGAAAGATGAACACGGGGTCAA GTTTTCTGCTCGTTTGAGAGGGAAGGGTCGAGTGATTCCAAAAGGCGCTACGAGGCACCTCTCAGTTGTATTCCACCCGTCATACGCTGGAAAATATGACGATAATCTTGCCCTCGTTTTTTTCGACTTAGAGAAACGCTCTACCTTCGTCATCACGCGAAGTGTCGCAGCTACAGTTGGGGATGCAGAAGACCACGAGCAACTCAAAGCTAAAGCACCTTACAAGCGTCGCAGGATCTTCAGGATTGATCCCATAGGAACGGTAGTTCCTAGTATGCGCCCCCCTACTTGGTCAAAGACACCTTGGGTGGACAAGTTGCTTCCGTTCTATCCTCCTGAGCGCCTGATCAAAATGGCGTTTGGGCCACCCCCTGTTGTGAGGCAGGCGTATACGAACGTGAAGAAGCACTACATGCCCGCTGTTTTCAACGAGAATACGTATGCCTGGTTTTTCCAGACTCTCCTCTATCTTGAGGAGCATCAGGTCAA ACTCGACTTGGAAGCGTACTCGTTGAGTGACGTCGAACTGAAGGCGGATTATCCGCGTTACAA GTTACTTGTAGAAGGATTGGCAGAGAATCGCCCTTCAGTCCTCGTTGGAGACTTCATCCACGTCAGTCACCACGAGCCCCCCGAAACGCTCAACACGAACCGCACCTGGTACGAAGGACGAGTTCACAAAGTTCACGAAAACCACGTTACCCTCCTCTTCGGAGAAAATTTCAGTACATACAAGGGTACCAAGTTTGATGTTCGCTTCGTCCTTAACCGTTTGCCTTTCCGCCGGATGCACCAGGCGCTAGTGAACAAAGTCAATCCGAAGAGGTTGTTGTTCCCGGAACAAGCACACATCCAGGGTGTCACTAGGGTGTCTGCGAAACAGATGGAGGATATATCTCCCGCTAACCGGTTGGTtaaggaggatgaggaacaGTTGGAAACTGTGGCAGCTATTCTAAATCAAGCTCCAGGCAGTGTGCCATTTGTAGTGTTTGGCCC GCCAGGAACTGGAAAGACCATCACCATCGTCGAAGCCATGAATCAAATCCTTGACCGTGATCCCAACGCCCGCATTTTAGCCTGCGCACCAAACAATTCTGCTGCTGATCTCATCGCCATGAAGCTCATGAACCGCGGACCGTCGCAAATCTACCGTCTAAATGCGCTCAGCCGCAAGTTGGACGACATGGATCAATCCCTACGTCGTTTCTCGTCGATCAACGACAATCTCGTCTTTGCCATGCCGGACAAGGAGTCGCTTCAGAAATTCCGCGTTGTCGTTTCTACATGCTTATCTGCGGGAGTACCAGCGTCACTGGGGCTGGAGCGAGGGCACTTTAGCCATATTTTCATCGATGAAGCTGGGCAGGGAAAGGAGCCTGAGCTGATGATCCCGATCAAAAGTATTGCAGATGACAAGACCAATGTGATTCTTGCTGGTGATAACCAGCAGCTGGGCCCTATCATCAATTCTAGCCTCGCTTCAAGTTTGGGGTTGAAGCTGAGCTATCTTGCACGCATCATGCAGCGCGAGATTTATGATTTAGCGAAATACAAAGGCATCAC CATTGTCAAGCTCATCAAGAACTTCCGTTCGCATCCCGACATTCTGCGCTTCTCTAACGAGCAATTCTACAACTCGGAGCTGCAGACATGTGGTAACGTTGCGTTGACCCACTCCTTGGTCAACTATGAAGAACTGCCCAAGAAGCAATTCCCGTTGATGTTCCACTCAGTCGTGGGGAAGGACGAGCGCGAAGCCAGCTCGCCTTCtttcttcaacatcatcGAAGCGACGCAGGTCAAGAAGTACTGTATTTCGCTTATCACGAACAGGAAAAACAACATCA AGGCCGAACACATTGGTGTCATTACACCCTATCATGCACAACGATGCAAGATTTTGgatcttcttcacaaagaTGTTCGATTCCGGGATATCAAAGTTGGGAGTGTAGAAGAATTCCAAGGACAA GAACGACGTGTCATTATTATATCGACAGTACGAAGCAACACTGACTACGTGACGTCCGATATCAGGCGCTCGCTTGGCTTTGTGGCCAACAAAAGCCGAATGAATG TCGCGCTTACCCGCGCACAAGCCCTGCTTATTGTAGTAGGCAACCCTACAGTGCTCTCCCTCGACCCGCTGTGGCGCTCCTTCCTTAACTACATCCATAGCCGTGGTGGCTGGCGAGGCAAAGAAATCGACTGGGATCCCAAGGAACCTGTCTTCTCAGATGGTTCGTACGATGCTACCAGGAAATCACAAGCAGAAGCCGAGTTAGAGGACACGATCGCCAAACTTCGCGCGATGGTTATTCAAAAGCATGAAGACGATGGATTCGAAatcgatgatgaagatgatgaagatcaGGATGCAGCTGCGTTCGAAAGACCAATTCTACGAGAAGCGGAGTGA